GTTCATACGGACTTCGAGATTGTCTATCGAAAAGGTGACACCAGTGAGTGGCACCTCGGACTTCCACCTCATCGTCTTGAGCCTGGTCGATCGTTCTCAACTGAATCATAGCCCCATATCAAATTGATGCTTACAGGCGGCCCTTGTCATTGTAAAGCTTCATCGTATTGTTGGTAAGTTCGACGATTCCGAGCCTTCCCATGATTTGTGTTTCTTGGTCTGTCGTTTGCGCCTAGTACGAGTCAGTACATACAAATTCAAATCGTTGCAAGATCGTACCAATTGGAAGTCCAACAACCTGTTGCCCCAACTCCAGTTTCGACGGTCTTCATCGTGGGTGGCCTGAACGCACGATTGGTTGGTTTACGTGTCGCATTGATAGAGAATTTGGAAAGAGGTGCCCAGTAAAGGGCGAGTTGTGCCATTCTTGGCAGGAGATTTGCTCTTGACCGGGGACACTCATATGTAAGGTCGATTTCCGCCGCCGGTGCACCGTCAATGGCATCCTCGCCTGTCCCTTCGACCGAGACCACGCGAACTGTAGGGGGCCTAAATGATGCTGCGTATTCAACGCTGGACAGAGGCGCGTCGATTTCCGCCTAGTATGAGAGCCCTGGTAAGGTCGTGGGGTTTAAGTTTCCAAGAAATGTGCGTACTTCATGCCCTCCAACGATAATCACGTCCCCAAAATCTGGTGGGTCCCCCTTCCAAGCCTTGACTCCAACACTATAAGGAAATGACTCAGACGACGTATGAGTAAGAGCTTTCGATACGTACGTATGTCCTTCCTCGTTCACCAGCTTCAGCTGGCCGTCGGCCAGCGAAATAGCCCCTGATCCCTCCCATACTTTGTGCTTGCGGGCCTGTGGGCGGCGCCTGAGATATTCACCAGCGCTGAGTACGTGGGAGCTTAGAGGCTTATTCGGACCTACCAATTAGCAGTCCAATACAGACCTGCGGCCGATACCACAGATTGAGGTGGGGCTGCAGCCGGCTTCGCTTGGGTATTTGTGCGATCTACGCCTTTGCCCTTCGCATCTGGAATAGCTTTAGCCGCATTGGACAGTCGAGGAGTGTTGAACTTTGGTGCGACAAAGCCACTTTGACGAGGGTTGAGAGTGACCGACTTTGCGGCCGGTTGATACGATGACGCATTCCCGCCGAATATCTTACCAGACAAGAACTCTGTGGCAGGAACCTCCCTCTCTATTTGTACCTTAGAAACATTATAAACATTGGATGAATGGAGAGCGAGCAAACGACAGGTTTGTCCGTACCTCTCTGCCACCAAGTTTAATTTCCGCCCCCTCTACGAGCTCCCCAAGAATCTTCCCGCTACCGAGGCTATAGACTATAATTAGCATTTAAAATATTGTTAATTGAAAAGCATACGTCTTAGCCTCCTCATCCAGAAGCTCATAGGTTGAACCAGTAATGACTATTACACCGTCGCCCTAGACAAACAGCTTAGCAAATCAGAGAACATATGATTACGGAATCACACACATCCCAGGTCTTGTGCTTTTTTGTCTGGGGGCTCTCCTGCATCTCGCCGTCAGTAGTTGTCCAAACCAGATCCGAGGCAACGAACCAGAGTACTTGGTAATAGATCTTTTTGGCGTATGAAGTATTTGCTGAGTTTGGTTCTTCTTTCGCTCTTCCCATTGGGCTCCTCGCCTTCTCCAGCTTTTCGTTTGGATGGAGTGATAACATGGTATAATGGTGGCGGGAAGGCGCGTTCGAATTTCGATCATCAGCTCCAGGGACGTGTGTAATGTCACGTGGCACAGACGGCTTAGCAAAGTGGTTACTGCGATTGATTAGAAATCAATTCCTCTCTGAGGGCGTAGGTTCGAGTCCTACAGTCGTCGGATGTCGTTTCTTTCACATTGCCCGTTCTCCTATTTTACCTTGCCTTGACTTTTTGCTACCAGGGCCCTGGCCTGGCAAACTATGAAGTCACGTGGGCTCCATATTCGAAATCTCTGACTTCCAGCTAAGCTGAAGGCAGTGGGGTGACTTCTGCATTGAGCAGAATATGAATAGCAAACAACTTTGAGCATTGCCACCCTCTCAAGGTGAATGAAACCAGTAGACATCAATTGTGTATACACAATAAGTGCAAGTGTAGAAAACACGAGCATACTTTTACAGCAGTACAACATTAATCATAGATAAACGTTCAAGCAACCAGCACCAGGCAGGATAGACAACGTGAGCTTGAGCAAAATTGCGGAGGTCCATGTTTTATTAATATTATTCCTCTCAACTCCTTTGTACCAAAAGTATTATCAACGCGCATAGGTTATTTCTGTTTCAGTAACATAATTATGTATGTAATATTTGGAGCACTTGGGTTAACTACCACTAAGTCCGGTAGAATAGCCTATGAAACGTCATGgtttaataatcaaaatcTTTTTCCCATATATAACAGCCAGAGGATAATGAATTAGTATAGGTGATAGATACACCATTTCTCCCCTTTGGTCCCTTTGATTGATAAGTCAGTACATACGAAAGATGCGTATACCCTAATGGAATGCCGACTTTTCCGAATTGAAGTAATATGATCAGACCAATTCAAGGAACTGTCATGTGCTCTCCAAAACCATTTATAGAGCCAATTAAGTGCATACAAATAGAGTCATAATCGACGAAATGGCCCCAGctagaacttgcagctgcgAATCGAAAGCACGACAGAGTTAGCGCTCGCATTAGAGGGAggaagggggaggggggaacGAAGATagcaagagagagagaaaggtTATGCCGAagagaaagaagaaagagaGAAGAGAGAGAAGAAGAGAGAAAAGATCAAACGGATCACTCACTTGGCATTCGACTTGTTCTCCGTCAGCATAGGAGGCTCCTGGCTCTTGTCGTTGCCCTGGTACGTGTTGCAGATCGACTTGACGCTTGTGTACGAGTTCGTCTTCGTGTCGATCGTCGCTACATCCCCGTAGTTCGAGTTCACGCCTGCGAGCACCTTGCCGTTGCGAGCGATGATGTTGCTGATCTGCACCTCGCGCTTCACCTGCGTGCTGCAGTTGCCGCACGATCGATAGAGCTTGCCGAAGTCCTGGACGCAGTACGAGTCGATCTTGACAAGACCTGGACGAGACTGATGAGGAAACTCCAAGCTCTGAGCTGGGATTACAACTCACCTCCCCCGTTGTGCTGAATGACCTTGTCGTCGGCGTTCTTGGCGCCTCCGCCGGTGATGGTGGTCGTACCGGAGCTCTGCCTGATGGTGATTGCGTCCTCGCATACGTCCTCGAACCAGACGTTGCGGATGGTGCAAGGTCCCTTGCAGTGGACGCCCTCGTTTTGGTTTTTGCCGATCACGGCATTGCtagtggatatatgcgcatgagTATACATACGTGTGTGCATGTGATGGAATAAAGGCCGCAGACAGTAGGCTACTTACGATAGGGTAGCGCCGGACTCGAGCAGGAAGACAGCATCCTTGTCGCCACCTTCCTTCTGGCCACCGCATGTGACACCGCGGTGGTAGCGGAGGTTCTTGCCTGTGAGTACGTGGTTGAACGTTGTTTGAGTGAGCGTCGAGCAATGGTAGGCCTGGATGCAAGAACTGCTTACCGTCAAAGGACTCGCCGGCCTTGATGGTGCGAGCGGCATCGAACTTGACGTCGGTGGATGAAGATGGGTTCGGGAACGAGCAGCTGGCTGCCCGTTTTTCAGAAGGTGCAGCGAGCGCGGTTTGGGCAAGGACGCCGGCGATGACGGTCAAGGTAGCGAAAGAGATATGAACCATAGTATACTAGTAGTAGAGGTAGTAGAGGTAGTAGGGGTTTGAAAGACAGACTTGAGATAGTCTACAATTGGTATGGTAGTTGCAATCTGGTGCTGATGTTTAATGTGGATCTGCCTCTGTACTTATACAGCTCTAGAGCCAAGCGAAATGTTATTGCCAAGAAAAGTAGACTATCTAACAGTTCGAGCGTGTGTCGTGAACACCTTAAGCTCACTCGTGGTTCCACTGATTACTCAGTTTCAGTCCGGACCGTTGCATTTCATCACAATGTTATGACGTGTCGGTCCAATACATGGAGTGCAGTGCCTTGCATTTGCCCACTTTTGACTCTGCCATAACCACCATCGTGAGCTTCACACTCACCGAAACCATACCCCGCGCTGCAATCCAGCCAGgtgatgccttttggatATCATGCGTTACAAATTGCATCTGTATGGTTAATTTATATCGGGGTTCGGCATGGTTGTATAAGGTTCTTCCACGGTCGCTTAAGTTGAATTATTTCATCAACAAATCAAATATATACACGCTTGTTTCCACCGATTACTGTTTCTTACCATCTTGTGCCCTTTTACTCTGAAAAATCAAACAATCAAGCACTGTGAGAAGGATGAAAATAGCGACACGTcaagattggcttggcatgacGAAGGAAAAAAGGCGCGCTGGTCGCCGTCGCGAGCACTAAGCGACCGTGCCCGCTGAATCCGCTGACTTTGGACAATGAGATAATTCGTGGGTACCATGTGCAACGGGCCGTTGAGGCTCGTTCATAGTCGGTGATAGCTCAGGGGTGGAGCGTACTATAGTCTTGGATGACTATAAAAGTAGGACGCGGATTACACTGTGAAGCATCATCAGTTCAGTCTCACAACAAGAACAGCTTGCTTGACTACCTCTACTACCTCTACTACCTCTACTACTAGTATACTATGGTTCATATCTCTTTCGCTACCTTGACCGTCATCGCCGGCGTCCTTGCCCAAACCGCGCTCGCTGCACCTTCTGAAAAACGGGCAGCCAGCTGCTCGTTCCCGAACCATCTTCATCCACCGACGTCAAGTTCGATGCCGCTCGCACCATCAAGGCCGGCGAGTCCTTTGACGGTAAGCAGTTCTTGCATCCAGGCCTACCATTGCTCGACGCTCACTCAAACAACGTTCAACCACGTACTCACAGGCAAGAACCTCCGCTACCACCGCGGTGTCACATGCGGTGGCCAGAAGGAAGGTGGCGACAAGGATGCTGTCTTCCTGCTCGAGTCCGGCGCTACCCTATCGTAAGTAGCCTACTGTCTGCGGCCTTTATTCCATCACATGCACACACGTATGTATActcatgcgcatatatccactaGCAATGCCGTGATCGGCAAAAAACCAAAACGAGGGCGTCCACTGCAAGGGACCTTGCACCATCCGCAACGTCTGGTTCGAGGACGTATGCGAGGACGCAATCACCATCAGGCAGAGCTCCGGTACGACCACCATCACCGGCGGAGGCGCCAAGAACGCCGACGACAAGGTCATTCAGCACAACGGGGGAGGTGAGTTGTAATCCCAGCTCAGAGCTTGGAGTTTCCTCATCAGTCTCGTCCAGGTCTTGTCAAGATCGACTCGTACTGCGTCCAGGACTTCGGCAAGCTCTATCGATCGTGCGGCAACTGCAGCACGCAGGTGAAGCGCGAGGTGCAGATCAGCAACATCATCGCTCGCAACGGCAAGGTGCTCGCAGGCGTGAACTCGAACTACGGGGATGTAGCGACGATCGACACGAAGACGAACTCGTACACAAGCGTCAAGTCGATCTGCAACACGTACCAGGGCAACGACAAGAGCAGGAGCCTCCTATGCTGACGGAGAACAAGTCGAATGCCAAGTGAGTGATCCGTTTTGAtcttttcttctttctctctttctctctttctctctttctctctttctctttcgGCATAAccctttctctctctcttgctATCTTCGTtccccccctccccttcCTCCCTCTAATGCGAGCGCTAACTCTGTCGTGCTTTCGATTcgcagctgcaagttctagCTGGGGGCCATTTCGTCGATTATGACTCTATTTGTATGCACTTAATTGGCTATATATACACAATAAATTCCTTTCTTTCTTACGAGGAAATCTCTACAATGCTGGTCCTTTTAGTTTCAATTCCACTTTAGAAGACCTCGGAGGGAAACAACTTTTGATTAAAACTGCCGGCATTGCGCGATTTTGACGTTTTTATGTTCGTAGGAGGAAAATATATTGCCCACGCCCATTTAGCGCCCTCCGCTGACCCCTTCGAGTAGCTTCGGCGGCACTAACTTATGAATAACACAAAATCATGAATATAAAAGAAATCTACGTTTGTATTTCCTCGCCCAACTACTTGGTGACCCATGTAGTTCTATTTTCACCAAACTCCATAGGGTACTGATGACCCCCAAGATAGCAACAAAAGCAAAAGAGGTTCGACATACAAGAAGGTACAAATTAAAATGCTAGATAATAATTTCATGTAAGGCAAATGCATCCAATTATTAGAGGCTACTTGACGTACCAATAATGAACCAAATACTAGCGACACATGCCCCAACTTGAGTGCGTCTATCGAACACGCTGGCCAGGTTTGCTCTTGGCGTTCACCTGAGGTTTACTCTTTTCTTTTTAGCCCGCTTGACTCGTTCCGAACCAGTGTCCTCCCGAGTATCAACCAAAGCGTCCCAAACCCATTTGTAGGATGAGACCTGCTCATAAACGTACCCGAACGTCGAGGCTGGGGAGTTGTATCCTTGTCTTTTTTCCACCAGAGCTTCCCGCTATCCTTGCTGTCACGGTCACGCGCGTCGAAGTGATCCCAGACACTCCGGGGGCCCGTTTTTCCTTCTTTGGGAGGTTGAGCATGTTCTTTGTACGCGGCCTCAAATTCGTGAAGCCGAGCAGCCAGATCACCAAAGCTTTCTGCGGCATTGCCACCCATAGCATAAGAGAAACCGAGAACTAGCATGGACAATATACCAATCCACTTGACCAAGAAAAAAACTAGATTGATGGCACTTCGTATCGTTCGATAGACAGACACGATCGTGAAGTATAGGGCCAAGAATGATAAAAGCGAAGGCACGAGCGACTTCAGAGCCTCGGTAGAGTCGGGGTCAGAAGGATGAGTTAGAGCATAAGAAAGCGTATTGATAGTTGAGGCAAGTGAGGAAGCCAGGTTTAATAACAAgtgaaaaacaaaaggtgGGAGATGAGGTTGTAAGAACTCGAGTAGCGGTTCGAAATCCATGCTGAAGCAACGCTAGGGAGTTGATAGGTGAGTTTATAAAAATTTGTTACAAGCCACATCTACCTAAATATACATACCTATAGGAATACTAATGTGGTTCGTGTACGTGCGACGGTGGTCGGGTAAAGAGAGCTAGGACAACTGGGTTCAGATTTGGTCATAACACGTCGACTAGTCCCTGAGTCGCTGATGTAATCAGACCTAAGTTGGTTTGTTCTGTACTTTTCCAAACGTTACCTGCCCAGGAATTTCTGCGGTAATACTGATAAAGTGAAGTCAAATGTCTATAATCCAACAAAAACTATTATATTCATTCCAAAAACACTGTACTACGGAGAAAGCCTAAATCATAACCTGAAATGCAGAAAGATCGTAGTCGCCCAAGTCATTAAAAGTGGGTATGATGTGAACCAACACCTATATAGTTTCGGGAAGACACTCGTCCCCATGACCGTTAATCCAATGTTTCTTCTGACTATAAAGAATATGTAAGTACGTAGTTCAGCCTATATCTACAAGGAACACGTACCAAACTTCGTCACAGTACTTCGTGCGCCTGCACCCACTGCATGTCTTGAGATCGGATCCATCACTTGGATTGTGGCACGCAGAGCACATGTACTGGGCAATTGGCACAATCTGCTCGTCGATGAATGGCTTACGATCAAGCGGGCAAGGAGATACGACAGGGATCTGAGGGGAAATGGCGACGGGTGTAATCGGCGTGATTGGAGAAGGCTCGATAGATGACATGCCGGGGATACTAAGAGAATTGGAAAGGTTGTTCGAAATAGCTGAATTGGGAGCACCCTCCATCCAAGCTGCTAACCCCACATATGCTTGACGCAGCTCCTCCTCTTGGCGGGACTTATCCACATCTACAACAGGAATCAATGCACCCGAAGGATGGACGAGCGCCGGAATATCCAAAGTGGATATATAGGTCGGAGGTCGACCGCTGAAGCCAAAGTCCATTTCAGGCTCGAGTTCGTCGTGAAGCCCCTCTTCAACATCATGAGGATGATTGTGGGTGTGTTCAGGTTCACCCACGGGCGCCCTTCGATCGAACTTCCTGAGTAGAGTATCCCACTCCTGCTGGGCACTCTCCCAGTTGGGTATGATGGAGTTGATTACAAGACGGGAGTGTGTTCTGGGTATTTCCGAATATAAGGTAGTATAGAGTTGGTCAACGATCTCCTGTTGAGAAATCAATGACTGGAAGATGTTTAGCTAGTTATTCGCACAGATGAGTAGACATAATCTTACCTCGAGCTCCCGAACGGGTCCCTTCAAGAACGATGGTCAAGATAGTCTCCATAAGTAAGACACTCTTGTGCAACCTGTAGTCTAATGGCGCACTCCGCGTATATGACCTTGCATCTTCGAGCGCGCTGGTCAGATATACGACAGCCTCAGTGTAGTACTTCATAGTCCGACGGGGCGAAagttcttcatcttcatctgaATCCTCCGTGTTATCATTTGATGGCTTCACTCTACCCATTGGGGGGCCAGATGCAGTCTTCAGTCGGTCTATGCCAAGTTTATATGCACATTCCGACGCAACTTTGTGCAATCCCAATCGAATATAGTTCGACGCGCCCTCGCACAAAAGGCCTCGTTTCGCCAATTTAAGCCTTTCAGCGGTGGGCATACGCTTGGCCGATGGGTCTCCTCCAGAGGAACTGGCTGCCAGAACCATGGCATAGTAGAAGAATGCGACATGAGAATCGGATTCAATCCTCTCGGAGCAAATTTGGCGCACGACAGCGTTTTGGCGAGTCAATAGAGCATGCTTGACTTCGATAACGTCGGCTGCCAGTCGTTCCCCGGGTATTCCCCTCATACGAATGGCATCTGCAGCAAGCGGTAGCGCATCTATAAACGAAGAAAAAGGCAAGCCTAGCTCCTCAAGTGGAATAAGTTCGCCATGTTTGTCACGGAATGCTCCCTGGGGGATACTGGACTCGGTCGATAGGATCAAGGGATATAGTCTCTTAGCAAGGGTGTACATATCCTTGTCTTCCAAAACCGTGGCCATCGCGTCTTGGAAGTCGTCTGTGGCGCGAGTGTTGACATATATGTCGCATGCCATTAACTGACCACCCATATGGATTTCCATGCGTTCCAGAATGTCGTCTGAGAGTTCCGTTTGGGCTGCTAAGGCAGCCCGATAGTACGCATTTGGATCCCAGGAAGAGCGCTCCTGTTCGGCACCCGAGGCATAAAGATCATTGAGAGCAAGCAATGCGTCTCCCCGAGTTGCGAAATTGGTGCTAGGGAAGTGAGCAATAATAAAGTGGACAGACGATGGATCGGCAGAGATGTTGAAGTGCAAACGAGAGGACGTCGCTCGTAGGAATCCCAAAAAATGTGTTTGCATGGTGTGGGTGGAGTTGGGACGGTGTACTGCACGACTCAAAGCCTGTATGAGCGTATTATAATCGATACCATCGGATCGAAGGGTATCCAAGGAGGCGGCCGCGGTGTGTGTAAGAATGATGATGCAAAGCTCATGAACCCTAACGGATTCGGCATCTGAGCGAAGGAGGAGTAGCAAAGTACGCGTAGTACGATGCGCGATGTCTGTCAAGACCGGCTGAGACGCGTGATGGACGATTGTAACAATTGATTGGAGCGCAGGGATTCGACAATCCGGCGTTGTAGTGATCAAGCGAATGATATTAATCAAGAACCCTGTCCAGAGAGTTAGTAAGCGCGCTCTATGGCTTCGAGTTTCTTACCAGTATCATACAAGGCCTGCCTGGCTCGAGACTCAGTCCAGATCCTTCCCCATATGAGGGCAAGGGCACCAAGCGCCAGTGGGTCCTTGAGGTGATCGGTATACGCTTTTTCAAGACGAGGATATACTTTATGAGGCGAACGGGCAACCTGGCGTAATCCAGACTTGGTAGTAAGATCTTCGCAAAGTCAGAGAGGGTTGGTACAGCCCCAGACTATGTCCACACCCACCAGGCAGCTTCAGGTTGGTTCGTATCACTTCCACTGTGGCCAGCCAGTCACTGACCATAGATATCTGCTTTGCGAGGGGAGAGGTATCAGCCATCGAGTGCGTCTAATCAAAGGGTTCAGTCAACCCAGTTGGGTGTATATGAGGGAGTGGTCGCGTTGGGTCTTCACAATAACATTTACCACGTGATTTATATTACCTGAATTTATTGAGCCGTATTGGAAAATAAGAGACACGTGACTAAACAAATATTTTGTGTTTTCCTCGCCAAAGCAACGTAAACTATGACTATAGTTGTGCATCGTTGGATTCACCCATGTGGCCACGGGCGAAGAACCATTTTATGACTCACATGCATACGGAACACTTCCTTGGAATAAAACCAGCTGGTGCCAAGAACATACTCTCCGGCTGAATTGAATTAAAGACCTCTCGATTTCGACACTCGCGTCCAGCGCATACATCTCGTGTAATCTACCACCATAAATAAAGCATTCTTATCCAAAATGATAGCATAAAACAAGAGACTATGACATATCCGGAGTCCAGGCAAACATCACCCCGTTCAATCTGGATTTATCGCTGAAGCACCGAACCATTTTAGCGCCAGTTCACGACAGAAACCACAATCTTGCTCACCTTTTACCAAGTATGTATTGCAAGCGATGGTATCGCCCAGCTTTGTCGATGGGGGCCTGGGTGGAGAACGACCGACCGCTTCCTCCACCGTATATATCACTCGTACGACCTTGAGCAATGATACGTGAAGATGAAATTCATGCCCAGCTAAATACGGCTTACCTCGGTTAGTTCCAAAACATAACTGAGTTAAGAAGCGGTCGTTATATTTCCCCGAAACAGAGACAACATACTCTCCATCTCTAAGCTCGAATTGATGATGGCTACTCCCGGATCCCCCATGAAGTACTGATTTTATCTTCTCACTTTGACTATTTCGCGTATCTCTGTATATAAACTTATAAGATATGAGTAATAAACTATTAAATCTAGTAAAGACCGTCACCTACCTGAATCCCATCGATGCCATCATCTCCTGACCATATTTCCACACTCGATATGTGCATGGAACTCGAGTTTCCTATCAACGCACGATCATTGAAGCCCGTTCCGTTGTGAGTTTTTGCGCCAAAATAGTCGGAGTACACGTCGTTTTCTTTAGGCACGCTTCGTAGAAAATCACAGCGCCATATTCCCTGTTTAGTCGCATCGTCCATATATGTTTGGGGCTCGTAAAAAGTAGTACTAACATTGACTCCGGTAACCAAATAGTCCCACTCGGAATGCTTCTTGGTACTTGTCGTCAAACCAACCAAAATACCACCCTTGCTCCTTGAAATGACCGGAGTCCCTTCGAGGGAGCCGTATATGACAGAGCAACGCCCCATATTTGTGATAAACTGTATTCCCCGAAGCCATTCACCGTCAGCGCAGGTCAACATTTCGATAATGTGTTCCCCTAAGTAATACGTTTAGATATACTCTTTAGCATAGGGTCAACACAGACCTTCGGTCAGTGTGAACATATGGTGGTTACCTCCATCCTTGCCACCTCGGGATATCACACCATCGAAGTAGTGAGTCGAAAGTCCGATGATATGGGCTGTCCCACGAATCTCCACCCTCCAAATTGTTTTTGAAGCGTTGACAGTATCATCGTTCACCTTGCACAAGTAACTAATTGGGGCGACAGTGAGGGGAGGAACGTAAGTTAACCTTTCAGCATATAGGTTGGTAAGCTGCGCTTGTAGCTCGTTGGGAAGGAGTTTGAGGGTTGGTAAGACTTCGACAACTTTAACTGGTCGCCACTCAATGGGTGGTACTGGTAATATTCAATCCAGATATTAGTG
This genomic interval from Rhizoctonia solani chromosome 11, complete sequence contains the following:
- a CDS encoding MYND Zn-finger protein, with the translated sequence MDFEPLLEFLQPHLPPFVFHLLLNLASSLASTINTLSYALTHPSDPDSTEALKSLVPSLLSFLALYFTIVSVYRTIRSAINLVFFLVKWIGILSMLVLGFSYAMGGNAAESFGDLAARLHEFEAAYKEHAQPPKEGKTGPRSVWDHFDARDRDSKDSGKLWWKKDKDTTPQPRRSGTFMSRSHPTNGFGTLWLILGRTLVRNESSGLKRKE
- a CDS encoding pectate lyase; translated protein: MVHISFATLTVIAGVLAQTALAAPSEKRAASCSFPNPSSSTDVKFDAARTIKAGESFDGKNLRYHRGVTCGGQKEGGDKDAVFLLESGATLSNAVIGKNQNEGVHCKGPCTIRNVWFEDVCEDAITIRQSSGTTTITGGGAKNADDKVIQHNGGGLVKIDSYCVQDFGKLYRSCGNCSTQVKREVQISNIIARNGKVLAGVNSNYGDVATIDTKTNSYTSVKSICNTYQGNDKSQEPPMLTENKSNANNHFAKPSVPRDITHVPGADDRNSNAPSRHHYTMLSLHPNEKLEKARSPMGRAKEEPNSANTSYAKKIYYQVLWFVASDLVWTTTDGEMQESPQTKKHKTWDGDGVIVITGSTYELLDEEAKTLGSGKILGELVEGAEIKLGGREVQIEREVPATEFLSGKIFGGNASSYQPAAKSVTLNPRQSGFVAPKFNTPRLSNAAKAIPDAKGKGVDRTNTQAKPAAAPPQSVVSAAGLYWTANWRRPQARKHKVWEGSGAISLADGQLKLVNEEGHTVGVKAWKGDPPDFGDVIIVGGHEAEIDAPLSSVEYAASFRPPTVRVVSVEGTGEDAIDGAPAAEIDLTYECPRSRANLLPRMAQLALYWAPLSKFSINATRKPTNRAFRPPTMKTVETGAQTTDQETQIMGRLGIVELTNNTMKLYNDKGRLLKTMRWKSEVPLTGVTFSIDNLEVELQTPVPMEDLESKTCFEPGYSPPGTSTSLAPIAANSTYVAPRSFYAAPEKKEKPPGPLYDPDADGALVMPTPNEAHQKKYNTKNLPVVPVVVDPMLTKFLRPHQREGQNPYYSPSGAVPGVIGKALIVCPVSLVNNWRKEFIKWLGRDRLRVFVGDKDKNNIKQFMNSRIHHVLIIGYEKLRTVIDDLTYCTPPIGLIVCDEGHRLKSAQAKTTKMFEALKRTPRRIILSGTPIQNDLGEFHAMADFCNSGMLEEYPRFRRIYETPILKSRSPEASAKDIELGAARAAQLNELAKSFVLRRTADILTNYLPPKTEYVLFVQPTALQLSVFQKILRPTMFKICPIMLAKPDKGAGAENGKTTRTLVQEALGLLPPGAAPDDITLSGKLIALATLLKQLRQTTEEKCILVSHYTSTLNIVEAYCRSVYYTYSRLDGSTAVTKRQQLVDEFNQAKQSKIFISPERESGRRWAEFNWCFPVNPNRQRLESFPRPTVDGSDSS
- a CDS encoding Jacalin-like lectin domain protein; this translates as MDEPQVSARQVATYANGAMPFIQEVNSVHTELIATHDQLSPWILSRIDAKNRLSEKGKWMTRRTLARRLRVQVMVEDLSPVPEFARAIIEALEKPSLYKRFRAVYLAMSRWGDVVPLEIEMGSSLTLTDTEVNFDQLPKTNVYNSLTHLSTIKTARISRYGGATSAGWEDGRWIIMDAPTSEWQTIKIVAVAPIFSLLADDIQVQITNLYNERLSYVPPLTINPIRWQCQIHDDTSNASKTISRIITHSSDNIDRFEVDYLGDAIPQLDKDEANKHTFTLTHGEHIVEILASGDDDGLRGVQFITNKGRCSAIYGTLEGVPTIARSKGGILAGLSVTSKVHPTRGYLATSFRGIWRHDLIPHAPKENDVFSEYFGARTHHGSGFNDRAPFSYTSDSSDSSITLSPEANILGEYDKTLRNNRWLYGFRVDNMDGPQVVALQVASYVIGSSPYIEEKNDTFVEVVNTHTKRGSNYVHHGWSIGAVATLSPWIASRIDVKNRHNAAGAWVTRRTVVSRLRVQIQAEDLIATSDFQTAIEEALKRPTRFEQFHEVYRALSRWGDVVPLVRGRMGYSLSLTDTEANFSRLLPGTLDYSLTHLPTINTANVTRKGATSYAGWNEASAMIDVPPIEWRPVKVVEVLPTLKLLPNELQAQLTNLYAERLTYVPPLTVAPISYLCKVNDDTVNASKTIWRVEIRGTAHIIGLSTHYFDGVISRGGKDGGNHHMFTLTEGEHIIEMLTCADGEWLRGIQFITNMGRCSVIYGSLEGTPVISRSKGGILVGLTTSTKKHSEWDYLVTGVNVSTTFYEPQTYMDDATKQGIWRCDFLRSVPKENDVYSDYFGAKTHNGTGFNDRALIGNSSSMHISSVEIWSGDDGIDGIQFIYRDTRNSQSEKIKSVLHGGSGSSHHQFELRDGDYVLELTEVVRVIYTVEEAVGRSPPRPPSTKLGDTIACNTYLVKAGEYVLGTSWFYSKEVFRMHTHSMADTSPLAKQISMVSDWLATVEVIRTNLKLPDLTTKSGLRQVARSPHKVYPRLEKAYTDHLKDPLALGALALIWGRIWTESRARQALYDTGFLINIIRLITTTPDCRIPALQSIVTIVHHASQPVLTDIAHRTTRTLLLLLRSDAESVRVHELCIIILTHTAAASLDTLRSDGIDYNTLIQALSRAVHRPNSTHTMQTHFLGFLRATSSRLHFNISADPSSVHFIIAHFPSTNFATRGDALLALNDLYASGAEQERSSWDPNAYYRAALAAQTELSDDILERMEIHMGGQLMACDIYVNTRATDDFQDAMATVLEDKDMYTLAKRLYPLILSTESSIPQGAFRDKHGELIPLEELGLPFSSFIDALPLAADAIRMRGIPGERLAADVIEVKHALLTRQNAVVRQICSERIESDSHVAFFYYAMVLAASSSGGDPSAKRMPTAERLKLAKRGLLCEGASNYIRLGLHKVASECAYKLGIDRLKTASGPPMGRVKPSNDNTEDSDEDEELSPRRTMKYYTEAVVYLTSALEDARSYTRSAPLDYRLHKSGPVRELESLISQQEIVDQLYTTLYSEIPRTHSRLVINSIIPNWESAQQEWDTLLRKFDRRAPVGEPEHTHNHPHDVEEGLHDELEPEMDFGFSGRPPTYISTLDIPALVHPSGALIPVVDVDKSRQEEELRQAYVGLAAWMEGAPNSAISNNLSNSLSIPGMSSIEPSPITPITPVAISPQIPVVSPCPLDRKPFIDEQIVPIAQYMCSACHNPSDGSDLKTCSGCRRTKYCDEVCQKKHWINGHGDECLPETI
- a CDS encoding pectate lyase codes for the protein MVHISFATLTVIAGLLVPEPSSSTDVKFDAARTIKAGESFDGKNLRYHRGVTCGGQKEGGDKDAVFLLESGATLSQSSGTTTITGGGAKNADDKVIQHNGGGLVKIDSYCVQDFGKLYRSCGNCSTQVKREVQISNIIARNGKVLAGVNSNYGDVATIDTKTNSYTSVKSICNTYQGNDKSRSLLC